In Candidatus Methylomirabilota bacterium, a genomic segment contains:
- the purH gene encoding bifunctional phosphoribosylaminoimidazolecarboxamide formyltransferase/IMP cyclohydrolase produces MEKGRIRIRRALLSVSDKTGIVEFAKGLTELNVELISTGKTAEYLRGAGVTVTEVADVTGVPEMLEGRVKTLHPAIHGAILASRADPEHQRQLEQQHISPIDLVAINLYPFEATIAEDVSDLARVIEQIDIGGPTLIRSAAKNFEWVAILTDPQQYSQVLDELKQSGGASLTTRLRLAQAAFQLTSRYEGVIGSFLSTVSCTDAALTAEWPQSFPPFLARVFAKVQSLRYGENPHQQAALYRELQVKGPCMANAQQLQGKALSYTNLLDLDSALHLVLEFAVPAACIIKHNTPCGVGIGEPLVEAYRQAHSTDPVSAYGGVVGLNRIVDEAMATELASTFVEAVIAPDYTEGANEILRTRENLRVMQIPAAEWQAPPDPWDLRRVSGGLLLQERDRADLDKTALSVVTKRKPTPVEWEALTFAWKVAKHVRSNAVVFTTANATVGIGAGQMSRVDACRVAIMKAQSSLKGTVVASDAFFPYRDGVDAVAEAGATAIIQPGGSMRDAEAIQAADEHDMAMVFAGMRHFRH; encoded by the coding sequence ATGGAAAAAGGACGCATCCGGATCCGACGGGCTCTCTTGAGTGTCTCGGACAAGACAGGAATTGTCGAGTTCGCCAAAGGATTAACGGAACTCAACGTCGAGCTGATCTCCACCGGGAAGACGGCCGAGTATCTGCGAGGGGCGGGAGTGACCGTCACTGAGGTGGCAGACGTGACCGGCGTTCCAGAGATGCTGGAAGGTCGCGTGAAAACCCTCCATCCAGCCATTCACGGAGCCATTCTGGCCAGCCGCGCTGATCCGGAGCACCAGCGCCAGCTCGAACAGCAACACATCTCCCCCATCGACCTCGTCGCCATCAATCTGTATCCTTTCGAGGCGACGATCGCCGAGGATGTATCGGACCTGGCCCGTGTCATCGAGCAGATCGATATCGGCGGACCGACCCTCATCCGCTCGGCCGCCAAAAACTTTGAGTGGGTGGCCATCCTCACCGATCCTCAACAGTACTCCCAAGTCTTGGACGAGTTAAAACAGTCCGGCGGGGCCTCTCTGACAACCCGTCTGCGGCTCGCACAAGCGGCATTTCAGCTCACCAGCCGGTACGAAGGAGTCATTGGAAGCTTCTTGAGCACGGTGAGCTGTACCGACGCCGCCCTAACGGCAGAGTGGCCCCAGTCTTTTCCGCCCTTCCTGGCACGGGTATTCGCAAAGGTCCAATCTCTCCGGTACGGCGAGAATCCACATCAACAGGCAGCGCTGTACCGAGAGCTACAGGTCAAGGGGCCCTGCATGGCCAACGCCCAGCAATTGCAAGGAAAAGCACTCTCGTACACCAACCTGTTGGATCTCGATAGCGCCTTACACCTCGTCCTGGAGTTCGCCGTCCCGGCGGCGTGCATCATCAAGCACAACACCCCGTGCGGGGTCGGCATCGGCGAGCCATTGGTCGAAGCCTATCGTCAGGCCCACAGTACCGATCCCGTCTCGGCCTACGGCGGGGTTGTGGGACTCAACCGCATCGTGGACGAGGCGATGGCGACGGAGCTCGCCTCGACCTTCGTTGAAGCGGTCATTGCCCCCGACTACACCGAGGGGGCCAACGAGATATTGCGAACCCGAGAGAATCTCCGGGTGATGCAGATCCCGGCGGCCGAGTGGCAGGCTCCGCCCGACCCCTGGGACCTGCGACGGGTCTCCGGAGGCCTCCTCCTTCAGGAACGAGACCGCGCGGACCTGGATAAGACCGCCTTGAGTGTCGTGACCAAACGAAAGCCAACCCCTGTGGAGTGGGAGGCGCTGACCTTTGCCTGGAAGGTCGCGAAGCATGTCAGGTCGAACGCCGTTGTCTTCACCACCGCCAACGCGACCGTCGGGATCGGGGCCGGACAGATGAGTCGGGTGGATGCCTGCCGGGTGGCCATCATGAAAGCACAGTCATCCCTGAAGGGCACGGTGGTGGCATCTGATGCCTTCTTTCCGTATCGGGACGGAGTCGATGCCGTCGCCGAGGCGGGCGCGACTGCCATTATTCAACCAGGGGGCTCGATGCGGGATGCCGAGGCGATCCAAGCGGCTGACGAGCACGACATGGCCATGGTCTTTGCCGGCATGCGGCATTTCCGCCACTAA
- the purN gene encoding phosphoribosylglycinamide formyltransferase — protein sequence MATKDTLRVGVLVSGRGSNLQAIIDASEAGKLDAAVVVVVSDVKDAYALERARQHRIAPAFVDPKAHASREAFDEAMAAVLTEHQVGLVCLAGYMRVLSAGFIHRFRHRIMNIHPALLPSFPGLHVQGKSLHHGVKFSGCTVHFADEGVDTGPIIIQAIVPVFDDDTEDTLSARILKYEHQIYPRAIQLYAEGRLEVRGRRVFCKGSDAERPIKQGWGYIHP from the coding sequence ATGGCGACAAAGGATACGCTGCGCGTCGGCGTGCTCGTGTCGGGCCGAGGCTCGAACCTCCAGGCAATCATTGATGCCAGCGAGGCGGGAAAGCTCGACGCGGCCGTGGTCGTCGTGGTCAGTGATGTCAAAGACGCCTATGCTCTCGAGCGCGCCCGACAACACCGCATCGCACCCGCTTTTGTCGATCCCAAAGCGCACGCATCCCGCGAAGCTTTTGATGAGGCGATGGCCGCTGTTCTCACCGAGCACCAGGTGGGGTTGGTCTGCCTGGCCGGCTACATGCGCGTCCTGAGCGCCGGCTTTATCCACCGTTTTCGCCATCGCATCATGAATATCCACCCAGCCCTTCTTCCCTCCTTTCCGGGACTCCACGTTCAAGGCAAGTCCCTTCACCACGGCGTGAAGTTCTCTGGCTGCACCGTCCACTTTGCCGATGAGGGGGTCGACACCGGGCCAATTATCATTCAGGCCATTGTTCCCGTCTTCGACGACGACACCGAGGACACACTCTCAGCGCGGATCTTAAAGTACGAACATCAGATTTATCCGCGCGCGATCCAGCTCTATGCCGAGGGCCGGCTCGAGGTCAGAGGACGGCGTGTCTTCTGCAAAGGGAGTGATGCGGAGCGCCCGATCAAGCAGGGATGGGGGTATATTCATCCCTAA
- a CDS encoding Rrf2 family transcriptional regulator has translation MKISTKGDYATRALQELSMHYNKGLLQIEEIAERQDIPVRYLEQLLLILKRAGYLESKRGVNGGYSLAKAPHQITLGEIIRLMEGTPAPIYCVDPLSRNKCSVEKGCGFQSVWGEIRDAVSDILDNVTFEEICRRAQLKITPKIMSYQI, from the coding sequence ATGAAGATTTCGACGAAAGGCGATTACGCGACGAGGGCGTTGCAGGAACTTTCCATGCACTACAACAAAGGCCTGCTCCAGATCGAGGAGATTGCCGAGCGACAAGACATCCCGGTCAGGTATCTTGAGCAACTGCTGCTGATTCTCAAGCGGGCAGGGTACTTGGAAAGTAAGCGAGGCGTCAATGGGGGATACTCCCTTGCGAAAGCCCCCCATCAGATTACCCTGGGGGAGATCATCCGGCTGATGGAAGGTACCCCGGCCCCCATCTATTGCGTCGATCCTCTATCGCGTAACAAGTGTTCTGTGGAAAAGGGCTGCGGCTTCCAAAGCGTTTGGGGGGAAATCAGGGACGCCGTTTCTGACATCCTGGACAACGTTACTTTTGAGGAAATTTGCCGTCGGGCCCAGTTGAAGATTACACCGAAGATTATGAGCTATCAAATTTAG
- the cysK gene encoding cysteine synthase A, protein MGARIPRLAKNALDLIGNTPMVELPKISPRSGATILAKMESMNPAGSVKDRISWAMVEEAERQGRLSPGATIVEPTSGNTGIGLAMVAAVKGYRLILTMPDDMSLERRTLLQRFGAEVILTPAIEGMTGAVFAAEELCRENPDYFMPQQFNNPANPEIHRQTTAQEILEVTEGRIHALVVGIGTGGTITGVGEILKSKIQGVKVIGVEPAKSPVLQGGKARPHGIQGIGASFIPGVLNMDVLDEIIAVTDEDAFKMTSRLTREEGLLVGVSAGANVFAAVQVARQLEKGKVVVTILPDTGERYLSVPL, encoded by the coding sequence ATGGGAGCACGGATTCCTCGTCTCGCAAAGAATGCGCTGGATCTCATTGGGAACACACCCATGGTGGAGCTTCCCAAGATCTCTCCTCGGAGTGGGGCGACCATCTTGGCAAAGATGGAATCAATGAACCCGGCCGGGAGTGTCAAGGATCGCATCTCCTGGGCCATGGTCGAGGAAGCGGAACGCCAGGGAAGGCTCAGCCCCGGAGCGACCATCGTCGAACCGACCTCCGGAAACACGGGGATCGGGCTGGCCATGGTGGCGGCAGTCAAGGGATACCGGCTGATTCTGACCATGCCCGACGACATGAGTCTCGAGCGCAGGACGCTGCTCCAACGGTTCGGGGCGGAGGTGATCTTGACCCCGGCCATCGAGGGGATGACGGGTGCCGTCTTTGCGGCTGAGGAGCTTTGCCGGGAAAATCCCGACTACTTTATGCCCCAACAGTTTAACAACCCGGCGAATCCAGAGATTCACCGCCAGACGACCGCTCAGGAGATCCTGGAGGTGACCGAGGGCCGGATTCACGCCCTTGTGGTCGGGATCGGGACCGGAGGGACCATCACCGGGGTGGGAGAAATTCTCAAGTCCAAGATCCAAGGTGTCAAGGTGATTGGGGTCGAGCCAGCCAAGTCGCCGGTCCTCCAGGGGGGGAAGGCCCGACCCCATGGAATTCAGGGGATTGGAGCGAGTTTCATCCCCGGGGTCCTCAATATGGACGTCTTGGATGAGATTATCGCAGTGACCGACGAGGACGCCTTCAAGATGACGTCTCGTTTGACCCGGGAAGAGGGGCTCCTGGTCGGGGTCTCGGCCGGGGCCAACGTCTTCGCCGCCGTACAGGTTGCCCGGCAACTCGAAAAGGGGAAAGTCGTTGTGACCATCCTGCCTGATACCGGGGAACGGTATCTCAGTGTGCCATTGTAG
- the moeB gene encoding molybdopterin-synthase adenylyltransferase MoeB — protein MGVKIYIPTPFRAITRNQATVEVEGQTIQHLIEALEAEYPGIRERVFDEAGEIHRHINIYVNEIAVENLKGKDTALVEGDEVSLIPAIAGGAIPFTEEQIKRYSRHIILPEVGGRGQRKLLNSSALLVGAGGLGCPAALYLAAAGVGRLGIVDFDLVDLSNLQRQILHHTHDLGRPKVLSAVDAIGDINPDVKVEPHQDQLSSENVKEIIAGYDVIINGCDNFPTRYLLNDACYFLKKPMVDGSIFRFEGQVTVFSPGKGCYRCLYPAPPPPGLVPSCAEAGVLGVLCGIIGSLQALEAIKLMLGAGDPLVNRLLFFDAMTLEFRQVKIRRDPACPVCGDHPTITELIDYHEFCGVPQGQAVS, from the coding sequence ATGGGGGTCAAGATCTACATCCCGACGCCGTTTCGAGCGATTACTCGCAACCAGGCCACGGTGGAGGTCGAAGGGCAGACCATCCAGCACCTCATCGAGGCCCTCGAAGCGGAGTATCCCGGCATCCGGGAGCGGGTTTTTGATGAAGCAGGAGAGATTCATCGGCATATCAATATCTATGTGAACGAAATCGCCGTCGAGAACCTCAAGGGCAAAGATACGGCATTGGTGGAGGGGGACGAGGTGTCCCTGATCCCGGCCATTGCCGGAGGGGCGATTCCCTTTACCGAGGAGCAGATCAAGCGGTACAGCCGTCACATCATCCTGCCCGAGGTGGGTGGGAGGGGGCAACGGAAACTCCTCAACAGCAGCGCCCTCTTGGTCGGGGCCGGTGGTCTGGGCTGTCCTGCGGCACTCTATCTGGCCGCTGCGGGTGTGGGCCGGCTCGGGATCGTCGATTTCGATCTGGTGGATCTCAGCAACCTCCAGCGACAGATCCTTCACCACACCCATGACCTGGGGCGACCCAAGGTCCTTTCGGCGGTGGACGCCATCGGGGATATCAATCCCGATGTCAAGGTCGAGCCCCATCAGGACCAGCTCTCGTCGGAGAATGTGAAAGAGATCATCGCTGGCTACGACGTAATCATCAACGGCTGTGACAACTTTCCCACCCGATACCTGTTGAATGATGCCTGTTACTTTCTGAAGAAGCCGATGGTGGATGGCAGCATCTTCCGCTTTGAGGGGCAGGTCACCGTCTTCTCACCGGGGAAAGGGTGTTACCGCTGTCTGTATCCTGCGCCGCCCCCACCCGGGCTCGTTCCGAGTTGTGCAGAGGCTGGGGTCCTCGGAGTCCTCTGCGGGATCATCGGCAGCCTCCAGGCCCTCGAGGCCATCAAGCTCATGCTGGGTGCAGGCGACCCGCTCGTCAATCGCCTGCTCTTTTTCGATGCGATGACGTTAGAGTTCCGTCAGGTCAAGATCCGGCGGGATCCGGCGTGTCCGGTCTGTGGCGACCATCCGACAATCACGGAGCTGATTGACTACCACGAATTCTGCGGCGTCCCGCAGGGGCAGGCGGTGAGCTAG
- a CDS encoding sulfurtransferase — protein sequence MRRKLVTRAPYLSGIFGVVIIASLASTVEARERAKGSGYPNGHLLVETQELARQLGNPSLRIVDLRASGPQGYEEYLFGHIPGAVYLNWRELDDVASNKKGLPMDQAKAEALFSNLGIDEKTRVVAYDDSGGLYAARLFFVLEFFGHTKVAILNGGFSTWMNEDRDLSEEAPRITPKKFVARPKRELIATAEWVRKNHKDPGVCMLDARSPQEYEGKKAVRGIKRAGRVPGAVLIHWVDTINREDHTFKSAAKLQKMFEDAGATKDRELVTYCLQGIRASHNFFVARLLGYEKVRNYDGSWVEWGNRPDVPVEN from the coding sequence ATGCGAAGGAAACTTGTGACGCGTGCACCTTACCTCAGCGGGATTTTCGGTGTCGTGATCATTGCTTCCCTGGCGTCGACCGTGGAGGCGAGGGAGCGGGCGAAGGGATCGGGATACCCGAACGGCCATCTGTTGGTCGAGACACAGGAGTTAGCGCGTCAACTGGGTAATCCGAGTCTTCGAATCGTGGACCTCCGAGCCTCCGGGCCTCAGGGATATGAAGAGTATCTGTTTGGGCATATCCCGGGGGCGGTCTATCTGAACTGGCGCGAGCTGGACGATGTCGCAAGCAATAAAAAGGGCCTGCCGATGGATCAAGCCAAGGCGGAGGCCCTTTTCAGTAATCTCGGAATCGACGAAAAGACACGGGTCGTCGCCTACGATGACTCGGGTGGACTCTATGCTGCGCGGCTCTTTTTTGTTCTCGAATTCTTTGGGCACACCAAAGTTGCCATTCTCAACGGGGGATTTTCGACGTGGATGAACGAAGACCGCGACTTGAGCGAGGAAGCCCCTCGGATCACTCCTAAAAAGTTCGTGGCGCGGCCAAAGCGCGAGCTGATCGCCACTGCCGAGTGGGTAAGGAAGAACCACAAGGATCCCGGCGTGTGCATGCTGGATGCGCGAAGCCCGCAAGAGTACGAGGGCAAGAAGGCCGTCCGCGGCATCAAACGAGCAGGCCGAGTTCCTGGGGCAGTGCTCATCCACTGGGTCGATACGATCAACCGCGAGGACCACACATTTAAAAGTGCTGCGAAACTCCAAAAGATGTTCGAAGACGCGGGGGCAACGAAGGACCGCGAACTCGTGACCTATTGCCTGCAAGGGATTCGGGCATCGCACAACTTCTTTGTGGCGAGGCTGCTCGGGTACGAGAAGGTGCGCAACTACGATGGGTCCTGGGTTGAGTGGGGGAACCGACCGGACGTTCCTGTCGAAAACTGA
- a CDS encoding MoaD/ThiS family protein, which translates to MSVQIHVPQIFRKHTGGAKTVVAEGRTLREVLDSLDKAYPGLRDRLLDGKELHRFVNIYRNDEDIRFLESLDTEVREGDSISILPAVAGGGDLDQ; encoded by the coding sequence ATGAGCGTTCAGATTCACGTTCCCCAGATCTTCCGAAAGCACACCGGTGGAGCAAAGACGGTGGTTGCCGAGGGACGAACGCTCCGGGAGGTGCTGGATAGCCTGGATAAAGCATATCCTGGTCTTCGGGACCGATTGCTGGACGGCAAAGAGCTTCACCGCTTCGTGAACATTTATCGCAACGACGAGGATATCCGGTTCCTCGAGTCTCTGGATACCGAAGTGCGAGAAGGGGATAGCATCTCGATCCTTCCTGCTGTGGCAGGGGGAGGCGATCTTGACCAGTAG
- a CDS encoding cysteine synthase family protein — MAADIVDAIGNTPLVEVARVSPKPSVRIFCKLEFYNPTGSLKDRIAKYMIEQAEQRGDLTPGQTIIEPTSGNTGISLALIGRRKGYTVKVVVPENITVERRQLLELYGAEIIYSDARRGTNGAIEVAKKLAAENPDWYMPYQYGNQANVQAHYETTGTEILEALPDVDVFVAGLGTGGTLMGVGRRLKEVNSKTQVIAVEPHPGDLVQGLRSLEEGFIPPILDMSLLDGKIIVDSRCAFALTRDLTLKEGIFAGVSSGAVIHCAIRTAHKMERGNIVCLLADGGGKYVSLGVWAKELPDLGEDVYSHIWW, encoded by the coding sequence ATCGCTGCCGATATCGTGGACGCCATCGGAAATACCCCCTTAGTAGAGGTTGCCCGGGTCAGCCCGAAGCCGTCGGTCCGGATCTTCTGTAAGCTCGAGTTTTACAATCCGACGGGGAGCCTGAAGGACCGGATTGCCAAGTATATGATCGAACAGGCAGAGCAGCGAGGGGATCTGACCCCCGGCCAAACCATCATCGAGCCGACGAGCGGCAATACCGGCATCTCCCTGGCGTTGATCGGCCGGCGGAAGGGTTATACGGTCAAGGTCGTCGTTCCAGAGAACATTACTGTCGAGCGGCGGCAACTGCTGGAGCTGTATGGTGCAGAAATAATTTACTCCGACGCCCGTCGGGGAACCAACGGGGCCATCGAAGTGGCAAAGAAGCTGGCTGCCGAGAATCCGGACTGGTATATGCCGTACCAGTACGGCAATCAGGCCAATGTCCAGGCGCATTACGAGACCACCGGCACGGAGATCCTCGAGGCGTTACCCGACGTCGACGTTTTTGTGGCGGGACTCGGGACCGGCGGCACTCTCATGGGCGTCGGACGACGGCTGAAGGAGGTAAACTCTAAAACCCAGGTGATCGCCGTCGAGCCGCATCCAGGCGACCTTGTTCAGGGACTCCGGAGCTTGGAAGAGGGATTTATTCCGCCTATCTTGGATATGAGTCTGCTCGATGGGAAGATCATTGTCGATTCCCGATGCGCCTTTGCCCTCACCCGGGATCTCACGCTCAAGGAGGGAATCTTTGCCGGGGTCTCTTCGGGTGCCGTGATCCACTGCGCCATCCGGACGGCGCATAAAATGGAGCGGGGAAATATTGTGTGTCTGCTCGCTGATGGTGGTGGGAAGTATGTCAGCTTGGGTGTGTGGGCCAAGGAACTGCCCGATCTGGGAGAGGATGTTTACAGCCACATCTGGTGGTAG
- a CDS encoding M67 family metallopeptidase, translating into MFKLEKRFASEIIDHARAEAPNECCGLLAGENGTILQLYRCDSAEKSAYRYYLDPKDQLRVMRELDEKGWELLGIYHSHTHTEAYPSKTDVELAFYPEALYFIVSLERPSEPVIRAFRINDGNITEEEVMIA; encoded by the coding sequence ATGTTTAAGCTCGAAAAGCGATTTGCTTCAGAGATCATCGATCACGCACGGGCTGAGGCGCCCAACGAGTGTTGCGGTCTTCTGGCTGGGGAAAATGGCACGATCCTGCAGCTGTACCGATGTGATAGTGCCGAGAAGAGCGCGTACCGATACTACCTCGACCCGAAGGATCAGCTCCGGGTGATGCGAGAGCTCGATGAAAAGGGGTGGGAGCTCCTGGGGATCTACCACTCGCATACCCACACGGAGGCCTATCCGTCAAAAACGGATGTGGAACTTGCGTTCTACCCTGAAGCCCTGTACTTCATCGTTTCCCTCGAGAGGCCGAGTGAACCGGTGATTCGGGCTTTTCGAATTAATGATGGGAACATCACAGAGGAGGAGGTGATGATCGCCTAG
- a CDS encoding sulfurtransferase has protein sequence MAAYAHPEVLVETQWVADNLKDPKIRLVEVDVDTAAYGEGHIPGAVGWNWKADLEETLERDIAHQATLGKLLSRSGIANDTIAILYGDNNNWFATYAFWLLKYYGHADARMMNGGRAKWIAEGRPMTKETPRHPATTYKAKDPDKSIRIVRQEVIDAVGKAGLGLVDVRSPKEFSGEILAPENLPQEGAQRGGHIPGAANIPWSQAVREDGTFKSAEDLKQLYQGKGIVPDKEIIAYCRIGERSSHTWFVLKYLLGYPKVLNYDGSWTEYGSLVHVPIEK, from the coding sequence ATGGCGGCTTATGCACATCCTGAGGTACTGGTGGAAACCCAGTGGGTTGCAGACAACCTGAAGGACCCCAAAATCCGGCTGGTGGAAGTTGACGTCGACACGGCCGCCTATGGTGAGGGGCACATCCCCGGCGCCGTGGGCTGGAACTGGAAGGCCGACCTGGAGGAGACCCTGGAACGGGATATCGCCCACCAAGCGACCCTGGGCAAGCTGCTCAGCAGGTCGGGGATTGCCAACGACACGATCGCAATCTTGTACGGGGACAACAATAACTGGTTTGCCACCTATGCGTTCTGGCTCCTGAAATATTACGGCCATGCGGATGCCCGGATGATGAACGGGGGGCGGGCGAAATGGATTGCCGAGGGGCGGCCGATGACCAAGGAGACCCCGAGGCACCCGGCGACGACCTACAAGGCGAAGGACCCGGACAAAAGCATCCGGATCGTGCGGCAGGAGGTCATTGACGCGGTAGGCAAGGCGGGCCTGGGTCTGGTGGACGTGCGCTCGCCGAAGGAGTTCAGCGGCGAGATCTTGGCGCCCGAGAACCTGCCGCAGGAGGGGGCGCAACGGGGGGGCCATATTCCGGGGGCGGCGAATATTCCCTGGAGCCAGGCGGTCCGGGAAGACGGCACCTTCAAGAGTGCAGAGGATCTCAAGCAGCTGTACCAGGGGAAGGGGATCGTGCCGGACAAAGAGATCATCGCTTACTGCCGGATTGGTGAGCGCTCCTCACACACCTGGTTTGTCCTGAAATATCTATTGGGCTACCCCAAGGTGTTGAATTACGACGGGTCATGGACCGAGTACGGCAGCCTGGTTCATGTCCCCATTGAGAAATAG